Below is a window of Christensenella minuta DNA.
CGCGCATCGAAAAAGACCCGCTGTTCCCGCGCGGGACCAATGTGAACTTTGTACGGCTCATCGACCGGCACACCGCTCAGATGCGCACATGGGAACGCGGCGCGGGCAGGACGCTCGCCTGCGGCACAGGCGCGGCGGGGTGCGCGGCGCTCCTGCACAAAAAGGGCCTTGCCGCAAACGAGATCGATATGCACGTACAGGCGGGCGTGCTGCACATCGAGCTTGCGCCGGACGGACACGCCTTCATGACGGGCGCGGCGGCGTATGTGTTCGAGGGGGAAACGTTTTAAGCGGGCGGCTTACAAAGAGGCCCCTGCTTTCCTGCGGTGCATGGAAAGTCCAATTTGACTGAACTTGACCGGGCCGGAGGCGAGAGGGAGGTTGCGGCCGTCCGGCGGCTGCCTTGCGAAGCGAAACAGAACCCTTAATGTCCAGCCCACAAGGAAAAGAGTCAGGCGGAAGGAAATGGAAGCACACATCGAACGTTTTTTTACAATCTGGAGCGAAGCGGGCCTGCCTCCCTGCTATCTGGTAGGCGGCTATCCCCGCAACAGCCTGCTCGGGCTTGCGGGTACGGACCTTGACCTTGCCTCGCCCGCCCCGCCGCAGGCGCTTTGCGCGCTGCCCGCTCCCGAGATCGCCCTTGAGGAACGGACCTATGGCCTTGGGACGGCGGTCGTGAAGCAGCGCTTCGGGGATGCGCTTTATGTGTATGAATATACGGCGTTCCGCTGTGACAACTACGGACGCGGGGGCGGACACAAGCCGCGGAACGTGCGCTTTACGGAGGACATCCGGGAAGACGCGCTGCGCCGCGATTTTACGGTGAACGCGCTTTACATGGGGGCGGACGGCACGGTCGCGGACCCGACTGGACGCGGGATTGCGGCGCTGGCGGGAAAGCTTATCGAGCAGGTGACGCCGGAGACGCTCACGCAGGATGCGCTGCGCATCCTGCGCATGGTGCGCTTTGCGGCGGAGCTTGGCTTCACGGTAGGGCGGGACACATGGGAGTGCGCAAAGGCGCATATAAACGGCCTTGCGGATATCTCGCGGGAACGGGTCCGCGACGAATTCGTGAAGATCCTCATGGCGGATGCGAAGTACGGCGGCAAAGACGGCGTACTCCGCGGTCTGCACATGCTGAAGGAGCTGGGAGCGCTTTCCTGTATCGTCCCCGCGCTCGCGGAGGGAGACGGCATGGAGCAAAACGCGCAGTACCACGCATACGACGTGCTGGAGCATTCGCTGCAAGCATGCGCGTGCGCGCCCGCAGACCTTGTGACCCGGCTTGCGGCGCTGCTGCACGACATCGGCAAGCCGGCGGCGCTGCGCGAAACGGGAAAAATGTACGGGCACGATCAAAGGGGCGCCGCGCTTGCGCGGTCGGCCCTTAAAGACCTGCGTTTCGATAAAGGGACGGCGGACGAAGTATGCGCGCTGGTGGGCGCCCACATGTTCGACCTCGATAACCGCGCCGGGCGCAAGGCTGTGGTGCGTATGATCGCACGGCTCGGGGAACGGCAGTTTTTACGTCTCGCGGATGTGCGCGAAGCGGACTTCTGCGGTTCGGGAAAAGGGAATCCGGCGCCCTCCGCCGGGAAGTGGCGGGAAACGCTGCGGGAGCTTAAGGAAGCGGACGCGCCCATCTCGCGGCGGCAGCTTGCCGTGAACGGCGGCGACGTGATGCGCGAACTCCATATCCCGCCCGGAAAACGTGTGGGCGAGATTCTTTCTGCCCTGCATGCGTACGCTTTGAAAAAACCGTCGCAAAATAGCTACAAAAATCTAATCAGATATGCTAAAATAATAAATACTCATGGAAACGAATAACCGACAGGAATGCCTGCATTAATATTGGGAGGAAGCAGCAGTGTTTGAACCGATCAGCATCAAAAAATTTCTCAACAGGGAGCACGTTGGCGAATATGCCGACGTGGAGTTCGATACCTATATTGACGACCACGGGAAAGAGGAAGTAGAAGACATCCGCCTGCCCCTGCATTATTTTGAAGGAGGCGAAGGCGAGCCTCTGATCCTGGTGCATGGCATCGGCCAGTCCCTCTACGCCTGGCGCAACAATTTTGAAGAGCTTGCAAAATCCTTCCATGTTTATGCGATTGACCTTCCGGGGCATGGATTTTCCGGGAAACCGCAGATGAGCTACAGCATCGAGGAATTTGCGCTTGCCCTCGAATCCTTTATGAACGTGCAGGAGCTTCCGGCGGCGCACTTCTGCGCCTTTGGCGAAGCGGCGGCCTATGTGCTGGATTTCGTGATGCACAATGTGAACCGTGCGGGCCGGCTGGTGTTTATTTCGCCCATGCTCACGTCAAACGGCGGCGGCGTCGCCAAAACAAAGGGCCTGCCCTCCATCCTTGGCCTGACGGCGGGCAAGATGATGCTTTCGGAGAACGGGGTGCGCGGGGTGCTCGAGGACTGCTATTTCGACAGGACCCTCGTTACGGACGAGGTTGCCAAGGAATACGCCATGGGCCTTTTGGACCGCGACTACAAGGTGATCGCGAAAATGTGCGTGGGCAATTTCATCGACGACGATATCAAGCAAAATATCCATAGCGTAAAAAACCCGCTGCTTGTGATCCTCGGGGCGGAAGACAAGATCACCGGCGGCCAGAAGAGCGAATTCCTCCAGTTTCCGCTGGCGGCGGCAAGCTCGCTCACCGTGCGGAACTGCGGCTTCTTTGTAAACGAGGAAAAGCCGGATAAGGTAAACGAGGCGATCGTGGAATTCTGTAAGCCAAAAAAACAGGGCAAGGAAGCGTAGTCAATGATTAAGTTCACGCTGGACGAGCAGGCAACGACGCCCGTTCCGACCATATTTTTAAAAAAATATATGTGCGACGCGCCGGCGGATTACGTAAAGGTCTACCTGTACGGACTGTGTCTCGCGAACGCGGGTACGCAGCTTTCGGACGTGGAGCTCGAGGCGGAGCTGCACATGACGGCTTCACAGATCGAGGCGGCGCTCAACTATTGGTGCCTCAAGGGCCAGATGACAAAAAGCGGCGCCAAATATGCGTTTGTGATGCCGGACAGCACCACAAAAGAGGACGAGCCGAAAAAACGGCGCGCGCCCCTTTATGAGATGCAGAATTTCAACAACATGCTGCGCACGGTCCTCGCCCGGGACCTTTCACCTGCGGAGTTGAACAAAATTTACGACTATACCGACGTGTTTGGCCTGCCGCAGGAAGTGGTGCTCGCATTGGTGGAATACTGTGTGGCGGAACGCGGAAACCGCATCAGCGTGGCATACCTCGACAAGGTGGCCGAGGGCTGGAGCGAGGAAGGCGTCAACACCCTGGAAAAAGCGCAGCAGAAGATCGAAGGCTATAAAGCGGTATCGGGCGGGGCAAACCGGCTGATGCGGCTGATGGGCCTGCACGGAAAATACCCGGGCAAGACCGAGATGGACCTTTACAATAAATGGACAGAGAAATGGGGCTTCACGCACGAGGCGATCGAATTCGTGATGAAGGGCAAGGAGTTTTCCAAGGACCAGCCCTTTAAATATCTCGACGCGATCCTGCGCTCCCTTTACGACAGGGGCATCACATCCTCCCGCAAGATAAATGAATTCTACACCGCGCAGAAGGAGCGCCGGGCCAATATCAAGGAAATATTGACCGCGCTCAAATATTCGCGCATCGTGGTCGCCCCCAAGCACGAGCAGTTTTACGACGAATGGCGGTCGGCGGGCTTCCCGCAGCAGATCATCCTGCTTGCGTGCGCGCAGTCCGTGAAAATCGGCAGCCGCCGCTTCGAGTCCGTGGACGGCTTCCTGAAGGACTGGAAGCAGCAGAACCTCGGGACAGAGGACGAGATCAAAAAATACCTGCGCAAGCAAAACACCATCGACCGCAAGATCACGCAGGTCTACGAAAGCGCGGGCGTGGAGCGCGCCGTGGGCGAGGCAGACCGGCGGACCTATTTGCGGCTGACGCAGGAAAAAGGGCTTTCGCACGATGTGCTTTTGTATGCGGCAGAATACAGTTCCTTAAAAGACCGGCCGTTTGAATACATGATGAAGGTTTTAAACCGCTGGGCGGAGGAAGGCGTGGATACGCTTGAAAAGGCACAGAAACAGAATTTGAGCAACCTGTTTGCCAAAGCGCCGGGTACGATGGAGCGCGAATATTCCGACGAGGAAAAGAAGAAGCGCGAACAGGACGCATATGCGGATATGGAGCGGCTGTATGGCGAATAAGACTGTGATCGACCTGCTGGAGGACTTTTCTTTCCGGCACGCGAAGATCGACCAGGAAAACGAGCGCCGGATGAAAAGCGACGCACAGATCATGGGGCTTGAGGAAAAAAAGCGCGCGCTGCTTGCGGAAAAGCTGAAGCGCGCTTTTTTGGCGGAGGATGCTACCGGGTTCGATGCGGAGATCATGGAGCTCGAGCGCAGGCAGGAGGAGATCGCCCGCAAAAAGGGGCTGATGGTTCCGTATGCGTGCGCGGCGTGCCGGGATACGGGCCTTGTGGGCAGAAAATACTGCACCTGCTTTTTGCGCGAGGTCTATCAAACCATTTATGGCGCGGTGGATGTGGACACGGTTGCCGAATGCTTCGGGCGCGCGGACATGTCCGTGTTCGACGGGAAAAAGGAGCTTGCCATGGGCAGGACGCAGCGATCGCTCGCGGAGCTTGCCTACGGCATCTGCAAAAAATATGTGGACTCGTTTCCCCAAACCCCGCGCCTGAACCTTCTTTTGCGCGGCAAGGCGGGGCTGGGGAAATCCTATTTGCTGCGGTGCATCGCGGCGGCGGCGCGGGAAAAGGGCGTGGACGTGTGCCTCATCCGCGCGGGCGAGCTGTTCGGCGCGTTCTTCCGGCACCGCATGGGCGAAGAGATGCCGCTTTCCTTCCTGCAGGACGCGCAGCTGCTGCTGATCGACGATCTCGGCACCGAGCCAATGACGCAGAACGTGACCACAGAATATCTGTTCGACCTTTTAAACCGCAGGATAGAAGCGGGCAGGCACACGGCGGTGGCCACCAATGTCGAGGACCTGCAAGCAAGGTACGGCGAGCGCATCTCGTCGCGGCTTGAATCGCGCGAGTGCGCGGTGCTCATGCTCGACGGAGAGGACCTGCGCCTGCGGCGGGCGTAGCGCTCGGTTCCCGGCTCAGGGACAACGGGGCATACACCTATGCGGTGATCGGCGACGGAGAAACGGACGAGGGCCTCGTGTGGAAAGCGGCGATGCATGCGGGGCATAAAAAACTGGAACGGCTGATCGCTTTTACGGATTACAACAAAATGCAGCTTGACGGGAAGATCACGGAAAGCAACGCGCTCGAGCCGCTGGCGGACAAATGGCGTTCCTGATGGAAAAATTCGGGATGCGCGCGGAAGATATCGCGGAAGCGGCGCGGCAGGCGGTTGCCGCGAAATAAACGGGACGAGGCAGGAGCCGCGGGCGGGAAACCAAAGCAGGCTCCTGCTTTTTTGTTCCGCGCTTTTCGCGCGGGATACGAATGTTTAGCCTGCTTTTTGCAAGGGTATAGGTAATAAAATATAAAAATAACGTCCAAGGAGTCAGGCATATGCGTATCAAAGTATTGAAGGACGGGCCGTACGAGGTCACGGGGAACGTACCGCTGCGGGAAATGAAGATCGGCGCAAACGAAGCGGGCGAATCCACGCGCTGGGTGGATGGAAAAACGTTCAAAACGGAAGAGACCTATCACCTGTGCCGGTGCGGGAAATCTAAAAACAAGCCCTTTTGCGACGGCAGCCACACGCACGGCTTCGACGGCACGGAAACGGCGGACAACATGAGCTACGACGATACGGCGGTCGTTTACTGCGGCGACGGAATGGAGCTGATGGACGACGAAGGCCTGTGTGCGGTGGCGCGCTTTTGTGACGCGGCAGGAAGCACATGGAGGCTCATTAACGGCGCGGAAAACGAGGCGCTTGCCATCCGCCAGGCGTGCGATTGTCCGTCCGGGCGGCTCACAGTCGTGAAGGACGGGAAAAAAATCGAGCCCAAGCTGCCCAGGGAGATTGCAGTGGTCGAGGACGAGCCGGAAGGAAAACACGGCCCGCTGTGGGTGCGCGGCGGCATCGAGATCGAGGCAGAGGACGGCACGGTATACGAGGTCAGGAACCGCGTGACCCTTTGCCGGTGCGGAGGCTCTGGCAATAAGCCGTTTTGCGACGCCATGCACATGGAGGACGGGAAATAAAACGCGCCGTTCCGTGCAGAAAACAGAAAAGCATCCGCATGGAACGGCCGCCGCAAAAAAAGAAGAGGCGCGCAAGCCTCTCCTTCAGGAAAACCGGATAAAGCCGCTTATTTCAGCTTACCGGCGATCGAATGCTCGGTCAGGGAAGAGAGGGAAAGCAGCCTTTCATTGACCATATCATGAAAACAGTTCGGCAGATGGTCCCGGTGGGCACGGTGCATAGCAACGCAGGATACACAGTCGCCGTGGTGCCTGCACGGCTCTTTGCAGGAGCAATGGTCCCCGCCGGACGCTTTCATTTTTTCAGCTGACCGAGAAACTTCTGCTCGAGTTTACGGGCTAAAGCCTGTCCCCGGCGTTAAAAGCAAGCATTGCCTGCGTTTCTTTTTCATTTCCATCGATAACCATATGAAATAACCCCTATATAAAGATTAAATAAGTATAGAATTATCCGGCAGGAAGTACAAGCAGAAGCGCAGCAGACAAGGTTCGCGCTCTTTTTCATTGATATAATATGGTTTCAGGGCTTGACAAAATCAAATTATTGATATATCTTATTAGATAAGAATTAATATCAATAACGGAGCAGAAATGAAGACGCGCAACACACTGCAAAAAAATATCATATTGGAGCAGGCGAGGAAGCTGCATCATCCTACGGCGGAAGAGGTGTATGAGGCGGTCGTTCAGGATCACCCGTCCATCAGCCGGGCAACGGTCTATCGGAACCTGAAAAAGATGTCGGAGGACGGGCTCATCGCTCATGTGCGCCTGCCCGGCGGTGCGGACCGTTTCGATTCCATGACGCACAGGCATTACCATATCCGCTGCAAGGAATGCGGCAGGGTTTTCGATGTGGATATGCCGTACCTTTCCGGGCTGGAAGGGCGGATCGCGGACAAGCACGGGTTTGATGTGGACGATCACGAGATTGTATTTGTCGGGCTGTGCCCTGACTGCAAAATAAAGAAAAGGGGTCAATAAGATGGAAAATTTAAAAGGAACGAAAACGGAAGCCAACCTGCAGGCGGCATTTGCGGGGGAATCTCAGGCAAGAAACAAATATACCTATTATGCGTCCAAGGCGCGCAAGGAAGGGTATAATCAGATCGCCGCTATTTTTGAAGAGACGGCGGGGAACGAAAAAGAGCACGCGAAAATTTGGTTCAAGCTCCTGCACGAGGGGGATATCCCGGATACGGCGGCCAACCTGAAAGATGCGGCTGCCGGGGAAAATTATGAATGGACGGATATGTATGCGGCCTTTGCGAAAGAAGCAAAGGAAGAGGGCTTTGACCGTATCGCGTTCCTGTTCGAGATGGTCGGGAAGATCGAGAAGGAGCATGAGGAACGCTACCGCAAGCTGGCGGAGAACCTTGAAAACGGGCTGGTGTTCTCGCGCGACGGAGACAGTATCTGGCAGTGCGCAAACTGCGGACATATTGTGATTGGTCCGAAGGCGCCGCAGATGTGCCCGGTATGCGCGCATCCGCAGGCATATTTCCAGATCAAAGCGGAAAATTACTAATCGTCCGGGAAAGGGGAGGATTGAGAATCGTGGCAAAATATGTGTGCGCGCTTTGCGGCAATATCTATGACGAGGATGCGGAAGGCGTTTTGTTTTCCGAGCTCCCCGACGGCTGGGAATGCCCCGTTTGTATGGGGCCGAAAGCAATGTATAAAGGGCAGGACGGAGAGCCTGCGGGCGGCCCGGACCATGCGTCCGCAGCCAAACCGCCAAAGAAAAACCCACTGAACCCGCTGGCGTGGCCGGAGGAATTCGTGCACCACGACGGAGGACTGCTGGATGAGATCCACACGCTCGCGGAAACGGGGAAATCGGTCACCGAGCCGATGGAAACGCAAATGCCGGTGCCCGGCTTTGACGATATCGTGCTTCTTGGGGCGCAGCTTGCGACGCCGCCGCTTGATGACGGCGCGCCGGTAAGTCTGCGTACTGTGATCGGCAAACACGCGAAACAGCCGATGGTGCTCGAAAGCCCCGTCTATGTTTCCCACATGAGCTTCGGTGCGCTTTCGCGGGAAACGAAGATTGCTCTCGCAAAGGGAAGCGCAATGGCAAAGACTGCCATATGCAGCGGCGAGGGCGGCGTCCTTCCGGAGGAAAAGGCGGCGGCATACAGGTATATCTTTGAATATGTGCCCAACCGTTATTGTGTGACGGATGAGAACCTGCGCGGCGCGGACGCGGTTGAGATTAAAATCGGGCAGGGGACCAAACCGGGAATGGGGGGCCATCTGCCCGGCGACAAGGTAACGCCTGAAATTGCCGCCCTGCGCGGGAAACCGGTGGGACAGGATGTCGTAAGCCCGTCCCGCTTTGAAGAGATCAATACGCCGGAAGATTTGAAGCGGCTGGTGTCGCAGCTGCGGGAACGCAGCGGCGGACGGCCCATCGGCGTGAAGATCGCAGCGGAGCACATTGAAAAAGACCTCGCGTTCATCACGCCCGCGCAGCCCGACTTTGTGACGGTGGATGGGCGCGGCGGGGCGACGGGGTCTTCGCCTAAGTTTTTGAAGGACGCGAGCAGCGTCCCCACCGTGTATGCGCTGTACCGCGCGAAAAAATACCTGCGGGAAAACGGGCTCGATATCGATCTCGTAATCACAGGGGGGCTGCGTACCAGCCGGGATTTTGTAAAGGCGCTGGCTATGGGCGCGGACGCAGTTGCCGTCGCATCGGCGGCGCTGATCGCGCTTGGCTGCCAGCGGTACCGCGTGTGCCACAAGGGCACCTGCCCGATGGGCATCGCCACGCAGGACCCGGAGCTGCGCGCGCGGCTTTCGGTGGATAAGGGAGCGCAGCGCGTAGCAAATTTCCTCGACGCTTCGGCAGAGGAATTGCGGGTGTTTGCGCGGTGCACGGGGCACGCGGATATCCACGGGTTTTCCGTGGAAGATATTGAAACGACGAGTTCCGGGCTTGCAAGCTATACCAATGTAAAGCATGTGTAACGGATCGGCCAGAGCACGGGGGAATCAAAAACAGGACGTCCTTTTGGACGTCCTGTTTTGCTTCACTTATTTTGCTTGCTGGTAAAAATCTTTCAGCTCCGCCTTTACCCCGGACGGCAGGTCGTGCCAGCGCACGCCGCGAACCGCGCCCTCAAGCGCGCACAGGCGGTTATAACACGCGGAAGGATCGGCCGACCGGATACGCAGCCACGCTTCGCGGCTGCCGGCCTCCTCCAGCTCTTCCGGCGTATGGATGCCCGCCTCCCCGAGCTGGCGTTCCAGCACGCTGCCGATGTTGATACATTGTGAAAGTTCGCCCACTGTCTCGTACCTCCTTTTGCAAAGCATAACACGTTCTGCAGGATTGCGCAATCCGCCGCGCCTTTTCCTTCCCGCAAGAACGGCGCCGGCCGGAAATATTGATATCTTTTTTATATGACTCCTGCGGGGAAGTATGATAGAATAGACCTATGGATCAGAAAACCTTTTGGCGGGAGCAAACCCCGCAGAAAACAAAATCATATATCATATGGGGCGTGCTCGGAGGGGCGTTCTTGTGCTTGAACGCGCTGATTTCGATGGCGCTTTACGGCGCGCTGGCGCTGATCGACGTGGCGCTGGTGGGCGGCCTTACGCTTGGCATGTACTTCAAGCAGAGCCGCGTGTGCGCGCTGGTCCTGCTGGCCCTGTTCGTATTTTCAAACGGGGTAAGCGCCTACTTTATAAAGCTTGGCGTGATGGAATGGATTTTGATCGTGGTGTTCGGCTATGCGCTTGTGTGCGGCGCGCTCGGGACGTTCGCGTTTCAGAAAGAATGGCGGGCGTATAGAAATAAAAACGCGCTTCCGCCCACGCAGGGCTAAGAGGAAACGAGGAATCCGGCGCAGCGGTGCGCCGGATTTTTTAACGAAAAAGAACTTGACTCTCCCCGTGCGGAAGGGTTTACGGTAAGATTACCCGGAAATACGCGCGTTTGAAAGGGAATTTATCAATGTACAGCATCGGAATGTTTTCAAAAATCTATCAGGTTACGCCCAAAACCCTGCGTCATTACGACGAACTCGGCCTGCTTGCGCCCGGCTATGTAGACGGTGAAACAGGCTACCGCTATTACGGACACGGGCAGGCGGTGCGCCTGCGGCGAATCCTGGAATTTAAGCGGATGGGGTTTTCTCTGCCCGAGATTCTTGAGATCATCGATCTTGCGCCGGACGGCGCGGAGCTTATGCGCCGCATTAAGGACAAGCAAGGGGAAATCAAAGAACGGATCAAGGAGGAAAACCGCAAGGCGGACAGGCTTGGACACTTCCTGCTGTACGGAACAGGAGAAACTATGCAGAACTATAAACCGGTCGTAAAACCGCTGCCCGGATGCGTCGCCGCATCCATGCGGCGGGTGATCCCGGACCACGGCGCACTGTTCGACCTTATGCCGAACGTCATGGGGCCTGAAATGATGCGCCTCGGCTGCGAATGCGCGGTCCCCGCATACTGCTTCAATATTTGCCGTGACGGCGAATACCGGGAAACGGATATCGATATGGAAATGTGCGAGGCGGTAGTGGAGGCGAAGGAAGATTCGGACATTGTGACCTTCAAGACCATCCCCGGGGTGCCGGAAGCGGTGTGCGTCAGGCACTACGGCGGATACGATACCTTTGCCCCGGCTCATGCGTTCGCTGCGGAGTGGGCTGCGCAAAATGGATACGAGCTGTGCGGGGAACCGCGCGAAAGCTATATCGACGGCATTTGGAACAGGGAGACTGTGGCCGAATGGATGACGGAAATCCAATTCCCCGTAAAAAAAGCGGGACGGTAAACAAAAAGCTGCCCTTTCCAGTGCCTGTGAATGCCTTTGCATAAAACGGGCGCTATTCCGCCGCGCCGGAAAAACCCGCAAAGGGAAGGGGGAACCTCCTGTATTCCAGGGGACGGCAGCCCATTTGCCTGCGGAAGGCTTCGGAAAACTTACTCGCGTTTTCATAGCCTACGCTGTCCGCGATATCTGCAATGCTGCGGTCGGTCTTGCGCAGCGCCTGCGCGGCGGCGTACAGGCGGTATTCCCGGTGCCAGGCGTAAACGGGCTTTCCGTAGATCGCCTTGAAGCAGGTCTTGAGCGCGGTGGTGCTGAGTCCGTATTTTTCCGCGAGGTCGGCGAGCGTAATATGCTGGTCGAGCTTTTCCATCAGTTCCGCGCGGATGCGCTTGACGCTTTCCACCTGCGCTCTGGGAAAATACGGACGGTCCTCCCCATTCGTTTCCAACGGCGCTATGCTGAGGAAAAGCAGCAGTTCCAGGATCTTCACCTTGAAATACCCGCTCCGGATGTTCTTTTCCACATCATACAGCCGGTCGAAAATATCTCCGATCCGTGGGGCAGCGCGCATCATAAAACACGGCCGGCTGCCGATGATCCGCTCTTTCAGCGCCCGAAGGTCAATGCCGATGCCGCCCCATATGCCGGAGAGCGCCGCCTGCGCTGTTTCGATGCGGATAAAGACCTCCGCGCCCTGGTAGTAGCCGAGGGGAAACCCGGAAGAAATGCGCTGTACGCTCCAAATATTCGCGGAAAGGTCTCCCTCCCCGAGGTATCCGTAAAAATTGCCGCTGAGCCTGCACTCGAAACGCCCGCTGCGGCAGTGGTTGATCTCCAAAATATCATCCCTGCCGCCCGTTTGTGCTTCGGCGCAGTGGAATGCATGGAAATCGTTGAAGATCAGCTCGATACCCGGAAAAACCCGGTAAATGACCATTGTACCATCACCGTCCCGGCAGTCCAGGTGGAACACTGTTTTTTCCCCGGTCTGCTCGAGGATATCGGCCTTGCCGCCGAACAGGCGGTCTTCCCCGATCATTGCACTCAAAGAATGGTCCTTCATTTTGTCCTCCCGGGGAAAGCATAGCATAAAAATAAAGTGTTAGCAATAGCTAACTTTCCGGAAATACAAAATATGCAGCCCGGAACAATTTCAATTTTCGCCGGAGATCATGCCTTCCACCGCATCCTGCGCGGCGGTAAAATCGGCCTCGGAAACAAAGATATCGTCTCCGTAAAGGGACGAGCCTGTATAGGCGTTCATAGCTTCGCCAAAATACCTTGACCTTGGCTGTGTAATGACGGGAATACCGTTCTGGTCGAGAACGTCTGTAATCATTGCGGTTTCAACTGCGCTCGCAGTCGAGGCGAGCAGAACGCGTTTTTCCATAAGGGATCATCCTTTCAGATTGGTTAATTGGAAAAGACAACGGCGCAGGCAATAAGCGCCCTAACAATGACGGCTGCAAGCAGGATACGTATATGCCGGGCCGGATCGGGCGAAGCCTGTTCCTCCTGCGCGCCGCCTTCCTCATCTTCGGCGCAATTGCCGTCCAGGATGGAAGCGGCGATCTCCATAGCGGAACCGTAATCCATACGGTCCACAAAAATATCGCGGCCCTCCGCCTGCCCGGAGGAAGCGTCCTGCGGTTCGCGGGCAAACGCGGGAATGGCGCTATTGTTCAGCATATTGATGAGCATGGCGCTTGATTCGCGGCTGCAGGCGGAAACGAGGAACACGCGGTTCGCTTCGCCGCCATAGGCGGACGGGGCAGCCTTTTCCGTCATCTGGGAAAGTTTTTCCACCAAACGCGCGCCGCAGTCGGCGCATACGGTATAGCCTTCGTCATATTCCGTCCT
It encodes the following:
- a CDS encoding zinc ribbon domain-containing protein produces the protein MPFCPNCRTEYDEGYTVCADCGARLVEKLSQMTEKAAPSAYGGEANRVFLVSACSRESSAMLINMLNNSAIPAFAREPQDASSGQAEGRDIFVDRMDYGSAMEIAASILDGNCAEDEEGGAQEEQASPDPARHIRILLAAVIVRALIACAVVFSN
- a CDS encoding TfoX/Sxy family protein; this encodes MGELSQCINIGSVLERQLGEAGIHTPEELEEAGSREAWLRIRSADPSACYNRLCALEGAVRGVRWHDLPSGVKAELKDFYQQAK
- a CDS encoding helix-turn-helix domain-containing protein — protein: MKDHSLSAMIGEDRLFGGKADILEQTGEKTVFHLDCRDGDGTMVIYRVFPGIELIFNDFHAFHCAEAQTGGRDDILEINHCRSGRFECRLSGNFYGYLGEGDLSANIWSVQRISSGFPLGYYQGAEVFIRIETAQAALSGIWGGIGIDLRALKERIIGSRPCFMMRAAPRIGDIFDRLYDVEKNIRSGYFKVKILELLLFLSIAPLETNGEDRPYFPRAQVESVKRIRAELMEKLDQHITLADLAEKYGLSTTALKTCFKAIYGKPVYAWHREYRLYAAAQALRKTDRSIADIADSVGYENASKFSEAFRRQMGCRPLEYRRFPLPFAGFSGAAE
- a CDS encoding putative signal transducing protein → MEKRVLLASTASAVETAMITDVLDQNGIPVITQPRSRYFGEAMNAYTGSSLYGDDIFVSEADFTAAQDAVEGMISGEN
- a CDS encoding MerR family transcriptional regulator, translated to MYSIGMFSKIYQVTPKTLRHYDELGLLAPGYVDGETGYRYYGHGQAVRLRRILEFKRMGFSLPEILEIIDLAPDGAELMRRIKDKQGEIKERIKEENRKADRLGHFLLYGTGETMQNYKPVVKPLPGCVAASMRRVIPDHGALFDLMPNVMGPEMMRLGCECAVPAYCFNICRDGEYRETDIDMEMCEAVVEAKEDSDIVTFKTIPGVPEAVCVRHYGGYDTFAPAHAFAAEWAAQNGYELCGEPRESYIDGIWNRETVAEWMTEIQFPVKKAGR